A genomic segment from Aegilops tauschii subsp. strangulata cultivar AL8/78 chromosome 1, Aet v6.0, whole genome shotgun sequence encodes:
- the LOC109768424 gene encoding wall-associated receptor kinase 3 has protein sequence MHVLLQLSLLGLILLGTEHASGAAGPSSNCRRRCGDVEIPYPFGIDPNIPNCSLAEVFDLSCEVRDGALKPKPFKAIFEVLDISLTHSTARVLNYIEAFCYNNSTRSMEHLGYHESQNGGPSSVYRLSDVENRFTVIGCNALGIMSDFAGTGYQGMGVATCRNLSDLVDGSCAGLGCSQTMIPKRMYYYDTNFSRSVNTSRIWEFNRCSYTVLMEATAFNFITSYVGNTTFNDTHHGRVPMVVDWAVRDAKSCDDARRNTTYACLSSNSVCVDSVNDYGYMCNCSQGYKGNAYLPGGCQDVDECSNNNPCPSGGTCHNTIGGYRCSCRVGRKMEDNTCSPDIGLILGVTLGLFGAIITAMITVFWGQIIIQKRKLEKVKREYFRQHGGLLLFDRMKSEKGLAFTIFSEAELIHATNNFDSTRILGKGGHGTVYKGILKNNITVAIKRCALVDERQKKEFGQELLILSQINHKNIVKLLGCCLEVEVPILVYEFVLNGTLFEYIHGKNQSSHISFSNLLRISHEAAEGLSFLHSYASPPIIHGDVKTSNILLDDNHMAKVSDFGASVLAPSDEEQFLTILQGTCGYLDPEYLQTCQLTAKSDVYSFGVILLEILTGQLPLKLEGSDTQKILSSTFLSAMKENNLDAVLVKHVKEQESMELLNGLADLAKKCLDMCGDSRPSMEEVANELGRLRKLPMYPWVRVGVETDGESLLGGDSTGVQEVESDYSMGENENQHINPGSSYYAR, from the exons ATGCACGTCTTGTTGCAGCTTAGCCTTCTTGGCCTCATACTGCTTGGGACAGAGCATGCCTCTGGGGCCGCGGGTCCTAGCTCAAACTGCCGAAGGCGGTGCGGCGATGTCGAGATACCGTACCCATTTGGCATCGATCCCAATATCCCCAACTGCTCGCTCGCAGAAGTCTTCGACCTCAGCTGCGAGGTTAGAGATGGCGCCCTCAAGCCCAAGCCGTTCAAGGCCATCTTTGAGGTGCTGGACATCTCCCTGACCCACAGCACCGCCAGGGTGCTCAACTACATCGAGGCTTTCTGCTACAACAACTCCACCAGGAGCATGGAGCATCTCGGCTATCACGAGAGCCAAAACGGAGGGCCTAGCTCCGTCTACCGGCTCTCCGACGTCGAGAACAGGTTCACGGTCATCGGGTGCAACGCCCTGGGCATCATGTCCGACTTCGCCGGCACGGGCTACCAGGGGATGGGCGTGGCCACGTGCCGCAACCTGTCGGACCTGGTGGACGGGTCCTGCGCCGGCTTGGGCTGCTCCCAGACCATGATACCCAAGAGGATGTACTACTACGACACCAACTTCTCCCGCTCCGTCAACACGAGCCGGATCTGGGAGTTCAACCGGTGCAGCTACACGGTGCTCATGGAGGCCACGGCGTTCAACTTCATCACCTCGTACGTCGGCAACACCACCTTCAACGACACGCACCATGGGCGGGTGCCCATGGTGGTTGATTGGGCTGTGAGGGACGCAAAGTCGTGTGACGACGCACGACGGAATACGACCTACGCATGCCTCAGCAGCAACAGCGTGTGCGTGGATTCCGTCAATGATTACGGCTATATGTGCAACTGCTCGCAGGGATACAAAGGCAATGCCTATCTCCCCGGTGGATGCCAAG ATGTCGACGAATGTAGTAACAACAACCCATGTCCTTCGGGAGGCACTTGCCACAATACAATTGGAGGATACCGATGTTCTTGTCGAGTAGGAAGAAAAATGGAAGACAATACATGCAGCCCTGATATCGGCTTAATACTAG GAGTTACACTAGGATTATTTGGGGCAATCATTACCGCCATGATCACTGTATTTTGGGGACAAATAATAATCCAGAAGAGAAAATTGGAAAAAGTTAAGAGGGAGTATTTCCGCCAACATGGAGGGCTGCTTTTGTTTGATAGGATGAAATCTGAGAAAGGTCTTGCTTTCACTATATTTTCAGAAGCTGAGCTCATACATGCCACCAACAACTTTGACAGTACCAGAATACTTGGAAAAGGAGGTCATGGAACAGTCTATAAAGGGATATTGAAGAACAACATTACAGTTGCAATTAAAAGATGTGCATTAGTTGATGAAAGGCAAAAGAAGGAATTTGGCCAAGAGTTGCTCATTTTATCCCAAATAAATCACAAGAACATTGTGAAACTCTTAGGTTGTTGCCTTGAGGTGGAAGTTCCAATTCTAGTATATGAGTTTGTTCTAAATGGTACACTTTTTGAGTATATTCATGGAAAGAACCAATCATCACATATCTCCTTCAGCAATCTCTTAAGGATTTCTCATGAAGCAGCCGAAGGACTCAGCTTCCTACACTCTTATGCATCTCCccctattattcatggtgatgtAAAAACTTCCAACATTCTTCTTGATGACAACCACATGGCCAAGGTATCGGACTTTGGAGCCTCGGTACTAGCCCCGTCTGATGAAGAGCAATTTCTCACAATACTTCAAggtacgtgtggataccttgaTCCTGAATACCTGCAAACGTGTCAGTTGACAGCTAAAAGCGATGTGTATAGCTTTGGAGTTATCCTTTTGGAGATCCTCACAGGCCAATTGCCACTAAAGCTTGAAGGGTCTGACACACAAAAGATCTTATCATCGACTTTCCTATCTGCCATGAAGGAGAACAATCTTGATGCGGTGTTGGTCAAACACGTGAAAGAACAAGAGAGCATGGAGTTGCTGAACGGACTTGCAGACCTAGCAAAGAAATGCCTAGATATGTGTGGTGACAGCAGGCCCTCGATGGAAGAGGTTGCGAATGAGCTCGGCAGATTGAGAAAGCTTCCAATGTATCCATGGGTACGAGTGGGCGTGGAGACGGATGGAGAGAGCCTTCTAGGTGGAGATTCCACCGGTGTTCAGGAAGTAGAATCTGACTATTCTATGGGAGAAAATGAGAACCAACACATAAATCCAGGAAGTTCATATTATGCTAGGTGA